From Fibrobacter sp. UWR2, the proteins below share one genomic window:
- the ychF gene encoding redox-regulated ATPase YchF, translating into MGFKCGIVGLPNVGKSTIFNAITNAGAEAANYPFCTIEPNVGMVSVPDSRLDELVKVYNPKSIVPAVTEFVDIAGLVKGAAQGEGLGNQFLTHIRECEAIMEVIRCFDDENIVHVSGSVDPVRDVEVIETELILKDLDTVEKRLSTEAKSARTGNAEAKARLAACELLKKTMEEGKAARTVMHDSEEMEGIVKDLGLLTAKPLFYCANVKEDDILTGNAYVDQLKDYAAKNGHEVIVISGKIEEELSAMESADKAEFLNELGMKESGLDAVVRKGYEILGLRTFFTAGEKECRAWTFHAGYKAPQCAGVIHTDFERGFIRAETLSYSDFLKHGSWNAAKEAGLVRTEGKDYLVQDGDIMYFLFNV; encoded by the coding sequence ATGGGTTTCAAATGCGGTATCGTAGGCCTCCCGAACGTAGGCAAGTCCACCATCTTTAACGCCATCACCAACGCCGGTGCCGAAGCCGCGAACTACCCGTTCTGCACCATCGAGCCGAACGTGGGCATGGTGAGCGTCCCGGACAGCCGCCTTGACGAACTTGTGAAGGTCTATAATCCGAAGTCCATCGTTCCCGCCGTTACGGAATTCGTGGACATCGCCGGCCTCGTGAAGGGTGCCGCCCAGGGCGAAGGCCTCGGCAACCAGTTCCTCACCCACATCCGCGAATGCGAAGCCATCATGGAAGTTATCCGCTGCTTCGATGACGAGAATATCGTGCATGTGAGCGGTTCCGTGGACCCGGTCCGTGACGTGGAAGTCATCGAGACCGAACTTATCCTGAAGGACCTCGACACCGTCGAGAAGCGCCTTTCTACCGAAGCGAAGAGCGCCCGCACCGGCAATGCCGAAGCGAAGGCTCGCCTCGCCGCCTGCGAACTTTTGAAGAAGACCATGGAAGAGGGCAAGGCCGCCCGCACCGTGATGCATGACAGCGAAGAGATGGAAGGCATCGTCAAGGACCTGGGCCTCCTCACCGCAAAGCCGCTGTTCTACTGCGCGAACGTGAAGGAAGACGACATCCTCACCGGCAACGCCTATGTGGACCAGCTCAAGGATTACGCCGCCAAGAACGGCCACGAGGTCATCGTGATCAGCGGCAAGATCGAGGAAGAACTCTCCGCGATGGAGAGCGCCGACAAGGCTGAATTCCTGAACGAACTCGGCATGAAGGAATCGGGCCTCGACGCCGTGGTGCGCAAGGGCTACGAAATCCTCGGGCTCCGCACGTTCTTTACCGCCGGCGAAAAGGAATGCCGCGCCTGGACGTTCCACGCGGGCTACAAGGCCCCGCAGTGCGCAGGCGTCATCCACACCGACTTCGAGCGCGGATTCATCCGTGCAGAAACCTTGAGTTACAGCGACTTCCTGAAGCACGGCAGCTGGAACGCCGCAAAGGAAGCAGGCCTCGTCCGCACCGAAGGCAAGGACTACCTGGTACAGGATGGCGACATCATGTACTTCCTGTTCAACGTGTAA
- a CDS encoding SUMF1/EgtB/PvdO family nonheme iron enzyme → MSFARLLPLLLLVPAITFAADPDKNFKVAPNQFTAGSVVDPIVNMAVEAKGAAMVSQKPVFPLKSNNLYWRHKKGPKEYQWIQGEVNVANFKKLHAFSLENARLRSFEVAQMRFYASQNKKAFQDEDDLYFDKYYVYSPRVPKLYFIKNGRWQILNETELPGVVVFKSDKKNFSAVFAEAPLKKLPNKVYPLNPGAYVFSFSAPGTLPVVDIGAVSPGNVLVMSPKLPALDTSSKENKPELSMSVNDVKATKNLEETEILYDKFIAELQKVVALVDTSAFGNLYPKMKPAEAVGLLDDDLTYEDYKSAFEGTRIKAKSDWMNSKMKGVPEINAAFNNKFDSLQALPLRGSMVLASFSAVREKVASDEDSTAAPIKAVKLKFGKEGERFDVTWEGTAKDMSADSLYKLFEQHGSEITATITIKQNKPVWIHKEDIVTGRHHYRYTRIDFEYQGKTFAGLGVFVLPSYIVDEPEVQEWLNHYDAEDIELQQNAAAEAKAKAVAAKEAAKNDTVYAKDAYMPEFSKMSIPRIIRDNNFGGVALIDSGSFRYRGRVVHMSPFAIMTTEVTQKLFDQWMLAQTDTLKRIKDRSSFKNPAKPVHNITWDNARAACKLMGGDLPTEAQWEFAGRADNNEGAIWDIDEEATVNDYAVYRENSYKHGRKSDAYGPHMVATKKPNAWGIYDMSGNVAEWTVDKYFMFSFWVESSNPSGALMGYSKVYKGGSWKDKESMLNLTKSDDEDPRYWSDAIGFRCVFPRKMFEGR, encoded by the coding sequence ATGTCTTTTGCCCGTTTGTTGCCCCTTTTGCTGTTAGTTCCGGCAATAACTTTCGCTGCCGATCCTGACAAGAATTTTAAGGTAGCGCCGAACCAGTTCACAGCCGGAAGCGTAGTGGACCCTATTGTCAATATGGCTGTCGAGGCCAAGGGTGCAGCGATGGTTTCCCAGAAGCCGGTTTTCCCGCTCAAGAGCAACAACCTCTACTGGCGTCATAAGAAAGGTCCTAAGGAATACCAGTGGATTCAGGGCGAGGTCAATGTCGCGAATTTCAAGAAACTCCATGCGTTCAGCCTTGAAAATGCCCGTCTGAGGTCTTTCGAGGTGGCCCAGATGCGTTTCTATGCCTCCCAGAACAAGAAGGCCTTCCAGGACGAGGATGATCTCTATTTCGACAAGTACTATGTCTATTCTCCGCGCGTCCCCAAGCTGTACTTCATCAAGAACGGCCGTTGGCAAATCCTGAATGAGACGGAACTTCCGGGTGTAGTCGTATTCAAGAGCGACAAGAAGAATTTTAGCGCCGTCTTTGCGGAAGCTCCTCTCAAGAAATTGCCGAACAAGGTCTATCCCCTGAATCCTGGCGCCTACGTTTTCTCGTTCTCCGCTCCGGGAACCCTGCCTGTCGTGGATATCGGAGCCGTCTCCCCGGGTAACGTGCTTGTCATGAGTCCGAAGCTCCCTGCGCTTGACACGTCATCCAAGGAAAACAAGCCTGAACTCTCCATGAGCGTAAACGACGTCAAGGCGACAAAGAACCTGGAAGAGACCGAAATTCTTTACGACAAGTTTATCGCCGAACTGCAGAAGGTTGTCGCGCTTGTCGATACGAGCGCCTTCGGGAATCTCTATCCCAAGATGAAGCCCGCAGAAGCAGTAGGCCTTCTTGATGACGACCTGACCTATGAGGACTACAAGTCCGCATTCGAGGGCACACGTATCAAGGCTAAGTCTGACTGGATGAATTCCAAGATGAAGGGTGTTCCCGAAATCAATGCGGCATTCAACAACAAGTTCGATAGCCTGCAGGCACTCCCGCTGCGTGGTTCCATGGTTCTGGCATCGTTCTCTGCGGTTCGCGAGAAGGTTGCCTCCGACGAGGATTCCACTGCGGCTCCGATCAAGGCCGTGAAACTCAAGTTTGGCAAGGAAGGCGAACGCTTCGATGTCACCTGGGAAGGTACAGCCAAGGATATGAGCGCCGACAGCCTTTACAAGCTTTTTGAACAGCACGGCAGCGAGATTACGGCAACGATTACCATCAAGCAAAACAAGCCCGTGTGGATTCACAAGGAAGACATCGTTACCGGTCGCCATCACTACCGTTACACCCGCATCGATTTCGAATACCAGGGGAAGACCTTCGCCGGCCTCGGTGTTTTTGTATTGCCGAGCTATATCGTGGACGAACCGGAGGTGCAGGAATGGCTGAACCACTACGATGCCGAGGATATCGAGTTACAGCAGAACGCCGCAGCAGAGGCCAAGGCTAAGGCAGTGGCCGCTAAAGAAGCTGCGAAAAACGATACTGTCTATGCGAAGGATGCGTATATGCCGGAATTCAGCAAGATGAGCATTCCGCGCATTATCCGCGACAACAATTTCGGCGGAGTCGCCCTTATCGATTCGGGCTCATTCCGTTACCGTGGCCGCGTTGTCCACATGTCCCCGTTTGCCATCATGACGACCGAAGTGACTCAGAAACTCTTTGACCAATGGATGCTCGCCCAGACCGATACGCTGAAGCGTATCAAGGACCGCTCCTCCTTCAAGAATCCGGCAAAGCCTGTCCACAACATTACCTGGGACAACGCCCGTGCCGCCTGCAAGTTGATGGGCGGCGACCTGCCGACCGAAGCCCAGTGGGAATTCGCCGGCCGAGCCGACAACAACGAAGGTGCCATTTGGGATATCGACGAGGAAGCGACAGTGAATGACTATGCCGTCTACCGCGAGAATTCCTACAAGCACGGCCGCAAGAGTGATGCTTACGGCCCGCACATGGTCGCAACCAAGAAACCGAATGCCTGGGGAATCTACGATATGTCGGGCAACGTTGCCGAATGGACTGTCGACAAGTACTTCATGTTCTCGTTCTGGGTGGAATCTTCCAACCCGTCCGGAGCCTTGATGGGCTACTCCAAGGTCTACAAGGGCGGTTCCTGGAAAGACAAGGAATCGATGCTTAACCTCACGAAGAGCGATGACGAGGATCCGCGTTACTGGTCCGATGCTATCGGTTTCCGTTGCGTGTTCCCGCGCAAGATGTTCGAGGGCCGTTAA
- a CDS encoding TIGR02147 family protein, whose protein sequence is MPSIYEYTDYRDIIRDFYLEKKEKNAKYSYSVLGMAIGLNASHVFCIVEKKRNLPVRCVPAIKKVLGLTGRAARYFDLLLAASRTKSEKTREEILAKAVLLRDVKKHVLQDKEIKYLSDWWTPVIRALIEVNQGKVDVKTIAEWLEPAIGEDKVQESVDLLKDLGFIQDLGNGRVKIADSHINISGEERAQAIRAFQAAVMQIGARSLQTIAPEDRDISTLTMAVDQQGFEEIKSMIQEFRKDVQIRVDKCGKPTRVLQMNLALFPVAFNKKISK, encoded by the coding sequence ATGCCAAGTATTTACGAATATACAGATTACCGGGATATCATCCGAGATTTCTATCTCGAGAAAAAAGAGAAGAACGCGAAGTACTCCTACAGCGTTCTGGGGATGGCTATCGGCCTAAATGCGAGCCATGTGTTCTGCATTGTCGAAAAGAAGCGCAACCTGCCTGTGCGCTGTGTCCCTGCCATCAAGAAAGTCCTCGGCCTCACCGGCCGTGCCGCCCGCTATTTTGACCTCCTGCTTGCTGCCTCCCGTACCAAATCCGAAAAGACCCGTGAAGAAATCCTTGCCAAGGCCGTACTTTTACGTGATGTGAAAAAACATGTACTCCAGGATAAGGAAATCAAGTACCTGAGCGACTGGTGGACACCCGTCATCAGGGCTCTGATAGAGGTTAACCAGGGGAAAGTCGATGTAAAGACCATTGCAGAATGGCTCGAACCCGCCATTGGCGAGGACAAGGTGCAGGAAAGCGTGGATTTGCTCAAGGATTTGGGCTTTATCCAGGATTTGGGCAATGGACGCGTAAAAATTGCCGATTCCCACATCAACATCTCCGGCGAAGAGCGCGCACAGGCAATTAGGGCATTCCAGGCTGCAGTAATGCAAATTGGAGCACGTTCTCTGCAGACAATCGCCCCAGAAGACCGAGATATTTCTACACTTACAATGGCTGTAGACCAACAAGGCTTTGAAGAAATCAAGAGTATGATCCAGGAATTCCGGAAAGACGTCCAGATTCGAGTAGACAAGTGCGGGAAGCCCACGCGCGTCCTGCAGATGAACCTTGCCTTGTTCCCCGTGGCGTTTAACAAGAAGATTTCGAAATGA